One Elusimicrobiota bacterium genomic window, AACAATTTCAAAAATCAAGAATCAAAACTGTTGTGTCTGCCAAGGCAGACTGATTCCAATAAGTCGCCAAAGGCGACACCTAAATTTTTCCGCCCAAGGCGGATCTGCCTAGGGCACGAGATTTTTAATCTTTGATATTTGATTTAATAAGCCGAGGAGGATTCAATGAGTGTAAAGAAAAAAATATTTTACGGGATACTGGTGTTGATGGCAGCTATATTGCTGCTCAAAATAGCGCCGCGCTTTTTTTCCGAAGGAAAGAACGGCAAGAAAAGTATTGAGGCTGTGCCCGTAACCGTAGCAGAAGTAAAAAAGGTTTTAATTGAGGAAGAAATGCAGTTGACAGGAGATGTCCGCGGCTTAAACGAGGCCAGGCTTTACCCGAAAGTTCCGGGAAGGCTCCTACGCAAAATAAAAGATGCGGGCGATATAGTGAAAAAGGATGAAGTTGTGGCATTAATAGACCGCGACGAGCCTGGTTTAAAATTTAAGGCGGCAGAAGTTACTTCCTCTCTTGGCGGAGTTCTTACCAGATATTTTCTTGACCTCGGGCAAAATGTTAATGCGGCTACCCCGGTTTGCGAAGTGGCGGTAATTTCCCCTATAAAAATTATGGTGCGTATTACGGAAAGGGATTTTCCGCGTGTGCACATAGGAATGACGGCACGTTTTACCTGCGACCCTTATCCGGGCGAAACTTTTAATGGCCGCGTTACCAAGATGTCAAATGCTATGGATGAAGCAACAAGATCTGCCGACGTGGAAATAGATGCGGCTAATCCCGGCAATAAACTTAAACCTGGGATGTTCGCCAATGTAAGCATTATAATCAGCTCAAAGCCGAATGCTCTTGCTATACCCAGGGATGCCCTTGCCGCTACCGGAGAAACGAAATATGTTTTCGTCGTGGATTCTTCGGGTAAGGCCAGGAAAAAGAATATTAAAATAGGAATTATCAGGGAAACTGATGCTGAAGTATTGAGCGGCCTTTCAGAAGGTGAAAAGGTGGTAACCCTAGGCTGGTACAATCTAACCGATGGGGCTTCGGTGAGCGTGGTGGAGAAGTAATATTTGCAGTAAATTAAAAATCAAAGATGAAATTTCAAAATTAAGGTATCCCACAAAACGGGATTTGCTTAAATAAGTCCCCCCTGCTTTGTTTGCACAAAGCAAACAAGGGGGGACACTAAAATTTTGATTCTTGATATTTAACTTTTGAATTTTTTCTTTAGTGAAGGCTGCTTTTAACATTATGGCTAGAAAAATGAGAGGAATACTATGAAGCATAAAACAGTTAAGATATTGGCTTTGCCGAAATTCGCGGTGGAGCACCCGGTCGCCATAGCCATGCTGTATACCGGGCTTTTGGTTTTGGCTATCTCGGCATTTTTCAGAATGGGTTTGGACCTGTTCCCGGATGTGAGTTATCCGGTCATGAGCATTATCACAACCTATCAGGGTGCCGGTACCGAAGAGGTGGAAGAAAAAATAACCAAGATGATAGAATCTCAGACCGCTATCGTAAGGCATCTTAAGGAAGTAACTTCAATTTCAAGGGAAGGTCTCTCGGTAGTCATGCTTCAGTTTGAATGGGGCACGAACCTGGATAATTCAGCCAACGATGTCCGCGACCGTCTGGGTGTTATAAGAAGACAGCTACCTACGGGGGCGGAAGACCCG contains:
- a CDS encoding efflux RND transporter periplasmic adaptor subunit, giving the protein MSVKKKIFYGILVLMAAILLLKIAPRFFSEGKNGKKSIEAVPVTVAEVKKVLIEEEMQLTGDVRGLNEARLYPKVPGRLLRKIKDAGDIVKKDEVVALIDRDEPGLKFKAAEVTSSLGGVLTRYFLDLGQNVNAATPVCEVAVISPIKIMVRITERDFPRVHIGMTARFTCDPYPGETFNGRVTKMSNAMDEATRSADVEIDAANPGNKLKPGMFANVSIIISSKPNALAIPRDALAATGETKYVFVVDSSGKARKKNIKIGIIRETDAEVLSGLSEGEKVVTLGWYNLTDGASVSVVEK